One window of Leptotrichia hongkongensis genomic DNA carries:
- a CDS encoding YbaB/EbfC family nucleoid-associated protein: MVRKIKGAGNKSGGNQQDIIKQAQVMQQEMLKIQEGLKDKFVETSVAGGGITVKANGQKKIVDLSISLDVLKDAIEENDATIVSDLIINAVNEILDKAEEMAEKEMEVVTGGVSIPGLF; the protein is encoded by the coding sequence ATGGTTAGAAAAATAAAAGGAGCAGGAAACAAATCTGGTGGAAATCAGCAGGATATAATCAAACAAGCTCAAGTGATGCAACAAGAAATGTTAAAAATTCAAGAAGGATTAAAAGATAAATTTGTAGAAACATCTGTTGCTGGTGGAGGAATTACTGTAAAAGCAAATGGACAGAAAAAAATTGTAGATTTATCAATTTCATTAGATGTATTAAAAGATGCAATTGAAGAAAATGATGCAACTATTGTTTCAGATTTAATCATAAACGCAGTAAATGAAATCTTGGATAAAGCTGAAGAAATGGCTGAAAAAGAAATGGAAGTAGTTACTGGTGGAGTAAGTATTCCAGGATTATTTTAA
- a CDS encoding site-2 protease family protein: protein MKIVKNYYDRFKVLNPQYSEIKLGIIAAIIIYFIARIFFVVEISRDMIISLLVFVISMTLHEVAHGYVAYKFGDDTAKREGRITLNPLKHIELTGIILPVLILLSGFKFLVGWAKPVPVNFYNLRPHRLGLFCVAVAGIVVNFILAGISLVFLKLGSKYLDTDNIFMTVMIYVYVINLLLGMFNLIPITPLDGGRIVYSFSGNKIREFYNKIERYGILIIFVIVYFSGSRLTQGFLVIVDFFLKLAGIDINLTF from the coding sequence GTGAAAATAGTAAAAAATTATTATGACAGGTTTAAGGTTTTAAATCCCCAATATTCAGAAATAAAACTGGGGATTATTGCTGCTATTATTATTTATTTTATTGCAAGGATTTTTTTTGTGGTAGAAATTTCAAGGGATATGATAATTTCACTTTTGGTATTTGTAATATCAATGACTCTTCACGAAGTGGCGCACGGATATGTGGCATATAAATTTGGTGATGATACTGCCAAAAGAGAGGGAAGAATTACTCTAAATCCTCTTAAACATATTGAATTGACAGGAATAATTCTTCCGGTTCTTATACTTTTGAGCGGATTCAAATTTTTGGTAGGGTGGGCAAAGCCTGTTCCGGTTAATTTTTATAATTTAAGACCACATCGGTTAGGACTATTCTGTGTCGCAGTCGCTGGAATAGTAGTAAACTTTATTCTTGCAGGAATTTCACTTGTATTTTTAAAACTAGGTAGTAAATATCTGGATACGGATAATATTTTTATGACAGTCATGATTTATGTTTATGTAATAAACCTTTTGCTTGGAATGTTCAACTTAATACCAATAACTCCGCTTGATGGAGGTAGAATAGTTTATTCTTTTTCGGGAAATAAAATTAGAGAGTTTTATAATAAAATTGAAAGATATGGAATTTTAATTATATTTGTAATTGTTTATTTTAGCGGCTCTCGTTTAACACAAGGCTTTTTAGTAATTGTTGATTTTTTTTTGAAACTTGCAGGAATAGATATTAACTTAACTTTTTAA
- a CDS encoding phospho-sugar mutase, translated as MEYMKKYEYWLNSEAVDEKDKEELRSLAGNEKEIEDRFFKDLSFGTGGIRGVRGIGTNRINKYVIRKATQGLANYMLKFDEKLAKEKGIIIAHDCRIGSREYALNTARVMAANGIKAYIYEDLRSTPELSFGVRYKGTMAGIVVTASHNPVEYNGYKVYWDDGAQVVDPHAPAIVAEVNKIQTLEEIKVISEAEGREKGLIIQLDGKIDDDYLDAIKTQTLKTDIPGKENFKIVYTPLHGTGGRPMKRILSDFGYNFEVVKEQIEPDGNFPTVTYANPEEKAAFKLGVKLADEIGAKIVMANDPDADRVGIAVKDDKNEWYYPNGNQVGLLLLQYLLNNKKDIPANAKVITTVVSTPMIDVVAPSKNIGVMKTLTGFKYIGEKIRQFENKELDGTYLFGFEESYGYLIGTHARDKDALVTSMVIAEMATYYDSIGSSIYEELQKLYKEFGYYLEGIKSVTLKGKDGSEQMAALMTNLRENVKDELIGKKIKIKRDFFSHKEYNLETGAETEIKLPKENVLQFVLEDDTYITARPSGTEPKIKFYFSVNADSNENVKAKLDKTMEEFSKFLGL; from the coding sequence ATGGAATATATGAAAAAATATGAATACTGGTTAAATTCAGAAGCTGTTGATGAAAAAGACAAGGAAGAATTAAGAAGTTTAGCTGGAAATGAAAAGGAAATCGAAGACAGATTTTTTAAGGATTTGAGCTTTGGAACCGGTGGAATTAGAGGTGTTCGTGGGATTGGAACTAACAGAATTAATAAATATGTAATTAGAAAAGCAACTCAAGGGCTTGCAAATTATATGCTGAAATTCGATGAAAAATTGGCAAAGGAAAAAGGAATTATAATTGCTCATGACTGTAGAATTGGTTCAAGGGAATATGCTTTGAATACAGCGAGAGTTATGGCTGCTAATGGAATTAAAGCATATATTTATGAAGATTTGCGTTCTACTCCTGAATTGTCATTTGGGGTAAGATATAAAGGTACTATGGCTGGAATTGTCGTAACTGCATCACATAACCCTGTGGAATATAACGGATACAAGGTTTACTGGGATGATGGAGCTCAAGTTGTAGATCCTCATGCACCTGCGATTGTTGCTGAAGTTAATAAAATTCAGACTCTTGAAGAAATTAAAGTAATTTCTGAAGCAGAAGGAAGAGAAAAAGGATTAATTATTCAATTGGATGGAAAAATTGATGATGATTATTTAGATGCAATAAAAACACAAACTCTAAAAACAGATATTCCAGGGAAAGAAAATTTCAAAATAGTTTACACTCCACTTCATGGAACGGGTGGACGTCCAATGAAACGTATTTTATCTGATTTTGGGTATAATTTTGAAGTTGTGAAGGAACAAATTGAACCAGATGGAAACTTTCCAACTGTAACTTATGCAAATCCTGAAGAAAAAGCGGCATTTAAGCTTGGAGTAAAATTAGCTGATGAAATTGGGGCAAAAATAGTTATGGCAAATGATCCCGATGCAGATAGAGTTGGTATTGCTGTAAAAGATGATAAAAATGAATGGTATTATCCAAATGGAAACCAAGTTGGATTATTGTTACTACAATATCTTCTAAATAATAAGAAAGACATTCCTGCAAATGCAAAAGTTATAACAACAGTTGTTTCTACACCGATGATTGATGTAGTTGCACCTTCAAAAAATATTGGAGTTATGAAAACATTGACAGGATTTAAATATATTGGAGAAAAAATTAGACAATTTGAAAATAAGGAATTGGATGGAACATATTTATTTGGATTTGAGGAAAGTTACGGATATTTGATTGGAACACATGCAAGAGATAAGGATGCACTAGTAACTTCAATGGTAATCGCTGAAATGGCCACTTACTATGATTCGATCGGAAGTTCAATTTACGAAGAATTGCAAAAATTATATAAAGAATTTGGATATTATCTAGAAGGAATAAAATCTGTGACCCTTAAAGGAAAAGATGGAAGTGAACAAATGGCTGCTCTTATGACTAATTTGAGAGAAAACGTAAAAGACGAACTGATTGGTAAAAAGATTAAAATTAAACGTGATTTCTTTTCACACAAAGAATACAACTTGGAAACAGGAGCAGAAACTGAAATAAAATTACCAAAAGAAAACGTTTTACAATTTGTTCTGGAAGACGACACTTACATTACAGCCCGTCCATCTGGAACAGAGCCAAAAATCAAATTCTATTTTAGTGTAAATGCAGATTCAAATGAAAATGTAAAAGCAAAACTTGATAAGACAATGGAAGAATTTTCAAAATTTTTAGGATTATAA
- the hemW gene encoding radical SAM family heme chaperone HemW encodes MEKIKEKNIDAIYIHIPFCDKKCEYCDFCTYINMEKEYRKYVDYLIREMRMYPKYKYDTIYFGGGTPSLLPVEMIREIMDELEWSENAEITLELNPTDMTLEKLKEIWKIGINRLSIGIQSFQNHVLKFIGRQHSSEEAISVYKMAREAGFENITVDLMFGIPNQSIEDLQKDLNILKELKPENVSIYSLIWEEGTVFWSKLQKGILSEIDQDVEAQMYEMIIEFFNENRYCHYEISNFARIDGNFEQNKNISENCDLENKIGFQNFSEIKNNEEILKNVEDFEIIKKKQKNSGRHNLKYWRNIKFVGVGMSAASYYSGNRHSNVRTFKKYYDLIDSGNLPIDENTIEIVDEIESEKLKKMLGLRLIQEGIEYFEDEKVEKLIKNELLEKFVVRKVEFLDKNTRKAEKNIVTKEKEIKNKVKNNEDLDGNIVKNAYEIRLRLTKRGMLLANDVFVEFI; translated from the coding sequence ATGGAAAAAATAAAAGAGAAAAATATTGATGCGATATACATTCATATCCCATTTTGTGACAAAAAATGCGAATATTGTGATTTTTGTACGTATATTAATATGGAGAAAGAATATAGAAAATATGTAGATTATTTGATTAGGGAAATGAGAATGTATCCCAAATATAAGTATGATACGATTTATTTTGGTGGTGGAACGCCATCATTACTGCCAGTTGAGATGATAAGAGAAATAATGGATGAACTGGAGTGGAGCGAAAATGCTGAAATTACTTTGGAATTAAATCCAACGGATATGACTTTGGAAAAATTGAAGGAAATTTGGAAAATTGGGATAAATAGGTTAAGTATCGGTATACAGAGCTTTCAGAATCACGTTTTAAAATTTATTGGAAGACAGCATAGTTCAGAAGAGGCGATAAGTGTGTATAAAATGGCTAGAGAAGCTGGATTTGAGAATATAACTGTGGATTTGATGTTTGGAATTCCTAATCAAAGTATTGAGGATTTGCAGAAGGATTTGAATATTTTAAAAGAATTAAAGCCTGAAAATGTGTCAATTTACTCGCTTATCTGGGAGGAAGGGACTGTTTTCTGGAGTAAATTGCAAAAGGGGATTCTGTCGGAAATTGATCAGGATGTAGAAGCTCAGATGTATGAGATGATTATTGAATTTTTTAATGAAAATAGGTATTGTCATTACGAAATATCAAATTTTGCACGGATTGATGGGAATTTTGAGCAAAATAAAAATATTAGTGAAAATTGTGATTTAGAAAATAAAATAGGTTTTCAAAATTTTTCAGAAATTAAAAATAATGAAGAAATATTGAAAAATGTGGAAGATTTTGAAATAATTAAGAAAAAACAGAAAAATAGTGGAAGACACAATTTGAAATATTGGAGAAATATAAAGTTTGTTGGTGTAGGAATGAGCGCTGCTAGCTATTATAGCGGAAATAGGCATAGTAATGTAAGAACATTTAAGAAATATTATGATTTGATTGATAGCGGAAATTTGCCAATTGATGAAAATACAATTGAAATTGTAGATGAAATCGAAAGTGAAAAATTGAAGAAAATGCTGGGGCTAAGATTAATTCAAGAGGGAATTGAATATTTTGAGGATGAGAAAGTTGAAAAACTTATAAAAAATGAACTACTTGAAAAATTTGTTGTGAGAAAAGTTGAATTTTTAGATAAAAATACTAGAAAAGCTGAAAAAAATATCGTAACAAAAGAAAAAGAAATAAAAAATAAAGTTAAAAATAATGAAGATTTAGATGGAAATATTGTAAAAAATGCTTATGAAATAAGGCTTAGATTAACAAAAAGAGGAATGTTGCTTGCAAATGATGTATTTGTTGAATTTATTTGA
- a CDS encoding TM2 domain-containing protein: MSETNLPENTSNENHKYNKVIYCLLAWFFGAFGIHAFYAGRKQEGIYFLIAGIIGVLTYILLIGMVILFVEFVICVIQIVKAIQKPADEFGRISD, encoded by the coding sequence ATGTCAGAAACTAATTTACCTGAAAACACATCAAATGAGAATCATAAGTATAATAAAGTAATTTATTGTTTACTAGCTTGGTTTTTTGGAGCTTTTGGAATCCATGCTTTTTATGCAGGTAGAAAACAGGAAGGAATATATTTTTTAATTGCAGGAATAATAGGAGTATTAACATATATTTTATTGATTGGAATGGTAATTCTTTTCGTTGAATTTGTAATATGTGTTATCCAAATAGTAAAAGCAATACAAAAACCGGCTGATGAATTTGGTAGAATATCAGATTAG
- a CDS encoding MFS transporter, which yields MKKNEEFEKKKNINKMIILMFLCIIVYNLGHPATPALIELRGWKKSISGELLAFMSTAMFISSPYLGALADRVGMKRIFVFMPFCYGMSQLIFGFGTNLPLIFLARMISGFASGGTFAVAFGYVSQLSEKEEKAKNIAKVSSATVIGGAIGQKIGGYAATITNDPRTSFALQFIGGSIVSIIILLLMKEIVKKNDDLEEKSKKDLNPFATFRYIKELDEYSKFFCLIILLSGIGIYSYGSALNYFLKFYEKVSSDTIGTFVMCSSLLAFFGTAFLLGKLLKKFKEKSIYKFLIFAGIILMGVILFRVKFGVTPYLLMAVYTMTYEIVRSLGNTIIAQRYKENQGKILGVASAVGSLGTAIGSLLSGHLLNFNPFLPFAVNIIVMFFVLVLILVKKL from the coding sequence ATGAAAAAAAATGAAGAATTTGAAAAGAAGAAAAATATTAATAAGATGATAATATTGATGTTTTTATGCATTATTGTTTATAATTTAGGGCATCCCGCTACACCTGCACTAATTGAATTGAGAGGGTGGAAAAAGAGTATTTCAGGTGAATTATTGGCATTTATGAGTACGGCTATGTTTATTTCTTCGCCTTATTTGGGGGCTTTGGCAGATAGAGTTGGGATGAAGAGGATATTTGTATTTATGCCATTTTGTTATGGGATGTCACAGCTTATATTTGGATTTGGGACGAATTTGCCGCTTATATTTTTGGCAAGGATGATTTCGGGATTTGCTTCGGGGGGAACATTTGCTGTGGCATTTGGATATGTGAGTCAGCTATCTGAAAAAGAAGAAAAGGCTAAGAATATTGCTAAAGTAAGTTCTGCAACTGTAATCGGTGGAGCAATTGGGCAGAAAATAGGAGGATATGCTGCAACTATTACGAATGATCCGAGAACTTCTTTTGCACTACAGTTTATTGGTGGAAGCATTGTTTCGATAATTATTTTGCTGCTTATGAAGGAAATTGTGAAAAAGAATGATGATTTGGAAGAAAAAAGTAAAAAGGACTTAAACCCATTTGCAACCTTTAGATACATTAAGGAGTTAGATGAGTATTCCAAGTTCTTCTGTCTTATAATTTTACTTTCAGGAATAGGAATTTATTCTTATGGAAGCGCTTTAAACTATTTTTTGAAATTTTATGAAAAAGTTTCTTCTGATACAATTGGAACTTTTGTTATGTGTTCGTCATTACTTGCTTTTTTTGGAACTGCATTTTTGCTAGGAAAACTTTTAAAAAAATTTAAGGAAAAAAGTATTTATAAATTTTTGATTTTTGCTGGAATAATATTGATGGGAGTAATTTTGTTCAGAGTAAAATTTGGTGTAACTCCATATCTTTTGATGGCAGTTTATACCATGACTTATGAAATTGTACGCTCACTTGGAAATACGATTATTGCTCAGAGATATAAGGAAAATCAGGGGAAGATACTGGGAGTGGCATCTGCAGTGGGTTCGCTTGGAACTGCTATAGGTTCGCTGTTATCAGGGCATTTATTAAATTTTAACCCTTTTTTGCCATTTGCTGTGAATATTATTGTAATGTTTTTTGTATTAGTTTTAATTTTAGTAAAAAAATTGTAA
- a CDS encoding IMPACT family protein has protein sequence MKTVAKETTIEFEEKKSKFIGYIKPVSTAIEAEKFIDSIKKMHPNATHNVPLYRVMENGQEYFKYNDDGEPSNTAGKPMAEILNILDVYNVALVATRYFGGVKLGAGGLIRNYAKTAKLAVNEAKIIDYVEKSIFIIDYDYEYTSEMEAFLNENTPKFGIEILEKNYSNRVTMKILANDEIEDELNRLQKIIVIKI, from the coding sequence TTGAAAACTGTAGCAAAAGAAACAACAATTGAATTTGAAGAAAAAAAATCGAAGTTTATCGGATACATTAAGCCAGTTTCGACAGCAATTGAAGCAGAAAAATTTATTGATTCTATCAAAAAAATGCATCCAAATGCAACTCACAATGTGCCACTTTACAGAGTAATGGAAAATGGGCAGGAATATTTTAAATATAATGACGATGGAGAACCAAGCAATACAGCAGGAAAACCAATGGCAGAAATATTAAATATTTTGGATGTATATAATGTGGCATTAGTTGCGACAAGGTATTTTGGAGGAGTAAAACTGGGAGCTGGTGGACTTATAAGAAATTATGCCAAAACAGCAAAACTAGCTGTTAATGAAGCAAAAATTATAGACTATGTTGAAAAATCTATTTTTATAATAGATTATGACTATGAATATACTTCAGAAATGGAAGCATTCTTGAATGAAAATACCCCAAAATTTGGAATTGAAATATTGGAAAAAAATTATTCAAATAGGGTAACAATGAAGATATTAGCAAATGATGAAATTGAAGATGAATTGAATAGATTACAGAAAATTATTGTAATAAAAATATAG